TGGGAGGCTGATTTTATTGTGGTTGCCTGCCCATTGTGCCAGGCAAACCTTGATTTAAGGCAGAGAGAGATAGAGAAAAAATACAAGGAAAAATTTAATCTTCCTATTCTTTACTTTACCGAGCTCCTTGCTTTAGCCTTGGGCTTTGAGATAAAATTTAATAAGCATATAGTAGAATCAATTGTAGGTGTTTAGCTAAAGCTAAACATGGTAAATTGCAATTAGAAAGATCCCTTGTATGGGATAAAGATGGATACCATCTACAAAAGATGCAGTCAAATTTGACGAGAAAATGGGTAAGTAAAATTTTGCTATGCTTCGTGATTCCCTGGGAAGAATAATTGATTACTTAAGGGTTTCTATTACAGACCATTGTAATCTTTCTTGTATATACTGTCGTCCATTCTTAAAAAAGGACCATCTTGAGATTTTAAGCTATGAGGAGATACTAAAGGTAATAAAGATAGCTGCCTCCCTTGGGATTAAAAATATTAGGATAACAGGGGGGGAACCCCTAATAAGAAAAGGAATAAGCGATTTTATCCTTGAGCTTGGGAAAATTGCTGGGATAAATCTTTCTCTAACCACAAATGGCACTTTTCTTTCTAATTATCTTTCTTTGCTTAAAAATGCAGGGTTTTATAAGATAAATATAAGCCTTGATTCACTTAGAGAAGAAAGATACAAAAAAATTACCGGAAAAGATGGATTAGAAAGGCTTATTGGGACAATAAGGTCTGCAAAAGAGGAAGGGTTTTTTGTAAAGATAAATAGCGTGATTATGAAGCAAATAAACGATGATGAGATTATGTCCTTTATAAGGTTTTCAGAAGATAGTGGGATTATTGTTCGGTTTATAGAACTCATCCCAGTTTTAGGGGTTGATTGGGAAAGGTTTTTTGTTTCTTTAGATAATTGCTTTAATGGGATAAAAAAAGAGCCTATTGATGAGGGCTATGGAAAGGGTCCGGCAAGATACTATTTAATAAATGGGGCAAAGATTGGGATAATCCAGGCAATGAGTAGACCATTTTGTTCATCTTGCAATAGAATAAGGCTGACTCCTGATGGTAAAATAAAACCCTGCCTTCTTGATAATAATGAGGTTGATATAAAGACCCCAATTAGGGAAGAAGGAGGGGTTGATAAGATTAAAAAGATTATAGAACTTGCTGTAAAAATGAAGCCCTTGTCATATAGGTTTAAAGAGGGTAATCGGCTGATGCATACTATTGGTGGATGAATTGGTCCCCAAGTGGATGCTCAACGAATGGAGAGGTGCTGGAGTGGTCGAACAGGCACGCCTGGAAAGCGTGTGATGGGGAAACTCGTCCGTGGGTTCAAATCCCACCCTCTCCGAATTAAAGATAAAAACAGGAAGAAAGGTGGGATTTAAAGAATTTTCATAATAGGAAGTTACCAGAGGTTCCGTAATTTTTTTATAATCCTTTGAAAATAAAAGACTTACGATAATGAAACAAAAAACTTTCTAACATTGATTTACAAGCACTTACATTAAAATTTGCTAAATTTTTACGGAAACGCCTGTTATGCTACAAAACCTCTGGAATCTTTTGGGTTTTTTCCCTTCTTTGGTCTATAAACTTAAGGATTGGCTTTGTTTTTCTTATCTCTCTGTATGGTGTAAGGCTTCCCCATTCAACAATCTTTATTTTACAAGGAATTCCAAAGAGATTAAAAAGCTCTTCCTCTAATCCATCTATTTTATAGCTACCATATTCCTCTATCTCAACATTGACATAATCATTGAATAGAGAGATAGAATAATCGCCAAAAAGCCCATATTCAAAGAGGATTTCCTCAATATCACCTACATTGTAAAGGCTCTCCTTAATTTTTATAGAAAGCTCATACCTTCCGTGTGGAATAATATTCTTGGAAAATCCATAAGGGCAGGGTTTTGTTTCTTCTATGGTTACAAGGTCATCCAATAAATACCTGACAAATGGGGTTGATCTCTTTACAAGGTTTGTGATCACAAGCCTTCCCTTTCCTGTTTCTCCAATGTATTCTAAATTTTCATCAAATAGCTCACAGTAGTATGCAGGAAGGATGTGCTTATTTCCACAGGGGCAGGTTAGGGTAAAGAATCCCTCAACCGTAGCATAGGTATTGATATGGGTAATTCCAAAATGCTCCTTGATCCTTAAAACACGGGAATCTGAGCAAAGCTCTGCGGTTGAGAGAAGAAGCTTTAGGTTTTTTAAGACACTATCATATTCCTTTGGATAATCCTCCTTTATAATCCACATCCAGGAGAGAAAATCTATCGGCGTTCCACAAATAATAGATGGCTTAAGCCTTGTAATTGCCCTGGCAATACGCTCGGGTGGGCCAATGGTTGAGCGTGAGCCAACATTACAAACCAATGCACCATTTTTTACCAGAAGGTCAGCAAAAGATGCACCGGCAATGGTAAATTCAAGGGTTAAGCCATTGACAGAGGTTCTATTTTCCCTTATGATTTCCTTAAGGGCCTTGTTGTAAGGTGAAATCAGGGAAAGAAGGTATGCTCCCATAAATTCCTTTTCTGTATAGAAGGATGGTGTGGGAGAGCCAGAAGAACCTGTTGTCTCTCCATACCAGATTACCTTGTTTTTAAGCCTTTTGCTCAACAGGTCATAGGGAGATGCCTCTTTTATTGCCTCCTTCTTTGCCAATGGAAGGCTTTTAAAATCAAAAGGCTCTTTTCCATAGAGATTTTTATAAAAATTTGTATTAAAATAGGCATATTTTGCCATTTCTAATGGCTTAAGTGCCTTTATCTTAAGAAGCCATAACAAGGCTTTTCTCTTTATTTTATCCTTCATTGCA
This portion of the bacterium genome encodes:
- a CDS encoding phenylacetate--CoA ligase family protein, whose amino-acid sequence is MKDKIKRKALLWLLKIKALKPLEMAKYAYFNTNFYKNLYGKEPFDFKSLPLAKKEAIKEASPYDLLSKRLKNKVIWYGETTGSSGSPTPSFYTEKEFMGAYLLSLISPYNKALKEIIRENRTSVNGLTLEFTIAGASFADLLVKNGALVCNVGSRSTIGPPERIARAITRLKPSIICGTPIDFLSWMWIIKEDYPKEYDSVLKNLKLLLSTAELCSDSRVLRIKEHFGITHINTYATVEGFFTLTCPCGNKHILPAYYCELFDENLEYIGETGKGRLVITNLVKRSTPFVRYLLDDLVTIEETKPCPYGFSKNIIPHGRYELSIKIKESLYNVGDIEEILFEYGLFGDYSISLFNDYVNVEIEEYGSYKIDGLEEELFNLFGIPCKIKIVEWGSLTPYREIRKTKPILKFIDQRREKTQKIPEVL
- the moaA gene encoding GTP 3',8-cyclase MoaA — its product is MLRDSLGRIIDYLRVSITDHCNLSCIYCRPFLKKDHLEILSYEEILKVIKIAASLGIKNIRITGGEPLIRKGISDFILELGKIAGINLSLTTNGTFLSNYLSLLKNAGFYKINISLDSLREERYKKITGKDGLERLIGTIRSAKEEGFFVKINSVIMKQINDDEIMSFIRFSEDSGIIVRFIELIPVLGVDWERFFVSLDNCFNGIKKEPIDEGYGKGPARYYLINGAKIGIIQAMSRPFCSSCNRIRLTPDGKIKPCLLDNNEVDIKTPIREEGGVDKIKKIIELAVKMKPLSYRFKEGNRLMHTIGG
- a CDS encoding heterodisulfide reductase-related iron-sulfur binding cluster produces the protein KEIAFDDVENPESLDILMSAIGLNTKPWAYKTECCGGDLSIPRTDIVLQRGYEILKDARDWEADFIVVACPLCQANLDLRQREIEKKYKEKFNLPILYFTELLALALGFEIKFNKHIVESIVGV